A single window of Methylobacterium nodulans ORS 2060 DNA harbors:
- a CDS encoding DUF3095 domain-containing protein, which yields MAAGTMSRVGGGDGSGAGFRYAAIAPITDFQRVLDESVYRPVPDAWWVAMTDVVESTAAIAAGRYKAVNFAGAAAIAALRNALRGRDIPFVFGGDGASLLLAPDEVETARAALAATVAWVRAEMGLTLRAALVPVSAIREAGCDLQVARYAPSPHVAYAMMTGGGLAFAERALKRGLYAVPPADGARPDLTGLSCRFSPARARHGMVLSVIVVGAEGADPGATRAVIAEVLRLVAAAPAMGRPLPEGGPPLRWPPEGLAHEVRAGGAPRGLRRIALLLRTLAALLIFRLHVPVGRFSPDRYLCELVANADFQKYDDGLRMTLDCDAATADAIEARLRAAEAAGLVRYGLHRQAAALTTCITPVPSESNHVHFIDGEDGGYTRAARMLKAKAAA from the coding sequence ATGGCGGCGGGCACGATGTCGAGGGTCGGGGGGGGCGACGGATCAGGGGCCGGCTTCCGCTACGCCGCCATCGCGCCCATCACCGACTTCCAGCGCGTCCTCGACGAGTCCGTCTACCGGCCGGTGCCGGATGCATGGTGGGTCGCCATGACGGATGTGGTCGAGTCGACCGCCGCCATCGCGGCCGGCCGCTACAAGGCGGTCAACTTCGCCGGGGCCGCCGCCATCGCGGCTTTGCGCAACGCCCTCCGGGGCCGCGACATTCCCTTCGTGTTCGGCGGCGACGGGGCGAGCCTCCTTCTCGCGCCGGACGAGGTCGAGACCGCCCGCGCGGCGCTCGCCGCCACCGTGGCCTGGGTCCGGGCCGAGATGGGCCTGACCCTCCGGGCCGCTCTGGTCCCGGTCTCGGCGATCCGGGAGGCCGGTTGCGATCTGCAGGTGGCCCGCTACGCCCCGTCGCCGCACGTGGCCTACGCGATGATGACCGGCGGGGGACTGGCCTTCGCGGAGCGCGCCCTGAAACGGGGGCTCTACGCGGTGCCGCCGGCGGACGGGGCCCGCCCGGACCTGACCGGCCTCTCCTGCCGCTTCTCGCCGGCCCGCGCCCGCCACGGGATGGTCCTCTCGGTCATCGTCGTCGGGGCAGAGGGGGCCGATCCGGGCGCCACGCGGGCCGTGATTGCGGAGGTGCTCCGGCTCGTCGCCGCGGCCCCCGCCATGGGACGCCCGCTGCCCGAGGGCGGGCCGCCCCTGCGCTGGCCGCCGGAGGGCCTTGCCCACGAGGTGCGGGCGGGCGGGGCGCCGCGGGGCCTGCGCCGGATCGCGCTCCTGCTGCGCACCCTGGCCGCGCTTCTCATCTTCCGCCTGCACGTCCCGGTCGGCCGCTTCTCGCCCGACCGCTACCTGTGCGAACTCGTCGCTAATGCGGATTTCCAGAAATACGACGATGGCCTGCGCATGACGCTCGACTGCGACGCGGCGACGGCGGACGCGATCGAAGCGCGGCTCAGGGCGGCCGAGGCGGCCGGGCTCGTCCGCTACGGCCTCCACCGGCAGGCGGCGGCGCTCACGACCTGCATCACGCCGGTGCCGAGCGAGAGCAACCACGTGCATTTCATCGACGGGGAGGATGGCGGCTACACCCGCGCGGCGCGGATGCTGAAGGCCAAGGCCGCCGCGTAG
- a CDS encoding NAD(P)/FAD-dependent oxidoreductase, producing the protein MTEPGMTEPGRTVIVGASLAGLRAAEALRHGGHRGPITLVGDEPYLPYDRPPLSKRVLTGEERPDQITLPSRPGLDLSWRLGAAAVGLDLTAREVALATGDRIAFDTLLIATGTRARPWPKPEEAALKGVHAIRHRDDAERLRRALAASPRRVLIIGAGFIGCESASACRAIGLPVTVIDPNPTPLASVLGTRIGSVVAGMLGRAGVDYRPSTRVEALEADAEGRVRAARFVGGGAIEADIVIVALGAVRNTEWLTGSGIAADPGGVSCDGFCRVLDRAGQPVDGVVAAGDVARFPHPLIENGPVAFEHWGHAVAQAAHAARTLLGRHDRPYAELPAFWSTQFDVNIKSVGLTNGADSVAVTQGSLAERRFVAVYGRAGRTVAAISFDSTRWLPAYAARIEARDAFPPILGATDQGRVAPADPGFPSRPARA; encoded by the coding sequence ATGACTGAGCCCGGGATGACCGAGCCCGGGCGGACCGTGATCGTCGGCGCCTCGCTGGCGGGGCTTCGCGCCGCGGAGGCCCTGCGGCACGGGGGCCATCGCGGTCCGATCACCCTGGTGGGCGACGAGCCCTACCTCCCCTATGACCGGCCACCCCTGTCGAAGCGCGTGCTCACCGGGGAGGAGCGCCCCGACCAGATCACCCTGCCGTCGCGCCCGGGCCTCGATCTTAGTTGGCGGCTCGGCGCCGCCGCCGTCGGGCTCGATCTCACGGCCCGCGAGGTGGCGCTGGCGACGGGTGACCGGATCGCCTTCGACACGCTGCTGATTGCCACCGGCACCCGGGCGCGGCCCTGGCCGAAGCCGGAGGAAGCCGCCCTCAAGGGCGTCCACGCGATCCGCCACCGGGACGATGCCGAGCGCCTGCGCCGGGCCCTCGCCGCCTCGCCGCGGCGGGTGCTGATCATCGGGGCGGGCTTCATCGGCTGCGAGTCGGCCTCCGCCTGCCGCGCGATCGGCCTGCCCGTGACGGTGATCGATCCCAATCCGACGCCGCTCGCCTCGGTGCTCGGCACGCGGATCGGTAGCGTCGTCGCCGGGATGCTGGGCCGAGCGGGTGTCGATTACCGTCCGTCCACGCGCGTGGAGGCGCTGGAGGCGGATGCGGAGGGCCGGGTCCGCGCGGCCCGCTTCGTCGGCGGCGGCGCGATCGAGGCCGACATCGTCATCGTGGCCCTCGGGGCGGTGCGCAACACCGAGTGGCTCACCGGATCCGGCATCGCGGCGGATCCCGGCGGCGTCTCCTGCGACGGCTTCTGCCGCGTTCTCGACCGGGCGGGCCAGCCGGTCGACGGCGTGGTCGCGGCGGGCGACGTCGCGCGCTTCCCCCACCCGCTCATCGAGAACGGACCCGTCGCCTTCGAGCATTGGGGCCATGCGGTCGCCCAGGCCGCGCATGCGGCCCGCACGCTGCTCGGCCGTCACGACCGGCCCTATGCCGAGCTTCCGGCCTTCTGGTCGACCCAGTTCGACGTGAACATCAAGTCGGTCGGCCTGACGAACGGCGCCGACAGCGTTGCGGTCACGCAGGGCAGCCTCGCCGAGCGCCGCTTCGTGGCGGTCTACGGCCGGGCCGGACGCACGGTGGCGGCAATCTCTTTCGATTCGACCCGCTGGCTCCCGGCCTATGCGGCCCGCATCGAGGCCCGCGACGCCTTTCCCCCGATCCTCGGCGCGACGGACCAGGGCCGCGTCGCCCCCGCCGATCCCGGTTTCCCGTCCCGTCCGGCGCGAGCCTGA
- a CDS encoding enoyl-CoA hydratase, which produces MEYENIRVETRGRVALITLHRPAQLNALCGPLIAELNAALDGFERDEGIGCIILTGSEKAFAAGADIPEMRDRTHPEFFVADPFGEWDRVGRRRKPMIAAVAGYALGGGCELAMMCDFILAADTAKFGQPEIKLGVIPGAGGTQRLTRAVGKAKAMELCLTGRLMAAAEAERAGLVARIVPAADLLAEAWQTAETIASMSLPAVMVAKDCVDRAFETTLAEGVRYERGLFYGLFATADQKEGMAAFLEKRKPNFEHR; this is translated from the coding sequence GTGGAATACGAGAACATCCGGGTCGAGACGCGCGGGCGGGTGGCCCTCATCACCCTGCACCGGCCGGCGCAGCTCAATGCGCTGTGCGGGCCGCTCATCGCCGAGCTCAACGCGGCGCTCGACGGTTTCGAGCGCGACGAAGGCATCGGCTGCATCATCCTCACCGGCTCCGAGAAGGCCTTCGCGGCAGGTGCCGACATTCCGGAAATGCGCGACCGCACCCACCCGGAGTTCTTCGTCGCCGACCCCTTCGGGGAATGGGACCGGGTCGGCCGGCGGCGCAAGCCGATGATCGCCGCCGTCGCGGGCTACGCGCTCGGCGGCGGCTGCGAACTCGCCATGATGTGCGACTTCATCCTGGCCGCCGACACCGCCAAGTTCGGCCAGCCGGAGATCAAGCTCGGGGTGATCCCGGGGGCCGGCGGCACCCAGCGCCTGACCCGGGCCGTCGGCAAGGCCAAGGCGATGGAGCTGTGCCTCACCGGGCGCCTGATGGCTGCCGCCGAGGCCGAGCGCGCCGGCCTCGTGGCCCGGATCGTGCCGGCCGCCGACCTCCTGGCCGAGGCGTGGCAGACCGCCGAGACCATCGCGTCGATGTCGCTGCCGGCTGTGATGGTGGCGAAGGACTGCGTCGACCGGGCTTTCGAGACCACGCTGGCCGAGGGCGTGCGCTACGAGCGCGGCCTGTTCTACGGCCTCTTCGCCACCGCCGACCAGAAGGAGGGCATGGCGGCCTTCCTGGAGAAGCGCAAGCCCAACTTCGAGCACCGCTGA
- a CDS encoding phosphatase PAP2 family protein translates to MSRLARLPIRSQATALWRRLRLNEVGPLASLLAVSLFGFGFFKVAGEVAEGDTKGLDEKLLLALRRPDDLARPIGPGWLPETMRDITAFGSVFGIVYVTACVVLYLAGTRRWRAAILVAASVGGGEILSTGLKLFFQRPRPDLVPHGMETFTASFPSGHAMLSAVAYLTLAILLARISRGRRVKAFVLALGVVTTLLVGISRVYLGVHWPSDVLAGWCIGAAWASLCWFVALQLQRQQVVEAPDPPPPA, encoded by the coding sequence ATGAGCCGGCTCGCGCGCCTGCCGATCCGGAGCCAGGCCACCGCCCTGTGGCGCCGCCTGCGCCTCAACGAGGTCGGCCCGCTCGCCTCGCTCCTGGCCGTGAGCCTGTTCGGGTTCGGCTTCTTCAAGGTGGCGGGCGAGGTCGCCGAGGGCGACACCAAGGGCCTCGACGAGAAGCTGCTCCTGGCGCTGCGCCGGCCCGACGATCTCGCCCGGCCGATCGGGCCGGGCTGGCTGCCGGAGACGATGCGGGACATCACGGCCTTCGGCAGCGTCTTCGGCATCGTCTACGTCACCGCGTGCGTGGTCCTCTATCTCGCGGGCACGCGGCGCTGGCGGGCGGCGATCCTCGTCGCCGCCTCGGTCGGGGGCGGCGAGATCCTCTCGACGGGGCTCAAGCTGTTCTTCCAGCGGCCGAGGCCCGATCTCGTGCCCCACGGCATGGAGACCTTCACGGCAAGCTTCCCGAGCGGCCACGCCATGCTGTCGGCGGTGGCCTATCTCACCCTGGCGATCCTGCTCGCCCGCATCTCGCGGGGGCGGCGCGTGAAGGCCTTCGTGCTCGCGCTCGGAGTGGTGACGACGCTCCTCGTCGGCATCAGCCGGGTCTATCTCGGGGTGCACTGGCCGAGCGACGTGCTCGCCGGCTGGTGCATCGGCGCCGCCTGGGCGTCGCTCTGCTGGTTCGTCGCCCTCCAGCTCCAGCGCCAGCAGGTGGTCGAGGCGCCCGATCCGCCGCCGCCCGCGTGA
- a CDS encoding ferredoxin, whose amino-acid sequence MRVVVDLNRCQAYAQCCFAAPDSFALHGIEVLVYDPAPPPERRREIERAVQACPVRAIMLEVEPEAERHD is encoded by the coding sequence ATGCGCGTCGTCGTCGACCTGAACCGCTGCCAAGCCTATGCCCAGTGCTGCTTTGCGGCGCCCGACAGCTTCGCGCTGCATGGCATCGAGGTGCTGGTCTACGATCCGGCTCCGCCGCCGGAGCGACGCCGGGAGATCGAGCGGGCGGTCCAGGCCTGCCCCGTGCGGGCGATCATGCTGGAGGTCGAGCCGGAGGCCGAGCGCCATGACTGA
- a CDS encoding patatin-like phospholipase family protein produces MDIVDGATHPEIPFLAPLDLATAAAVRERLEPIAVAGGQILFEQDAPADALYALVSGAIGISARDPASGEMRPVARVRPPETVGEMALLSGEPRSATATVLRDSYLLRLSKSAFDDLVECHPATMLYFARLLAARLRSVSSQQPLATAPMTFAVIGVTEGVEAAGFASAFAAALPGRSTALATWPEEADETWFHALETAHDQVVYAAEAPGSGWANLCLRRADHVLLLAAPRHPPRGALAGRIVMPVPGWTRQDLVVLNAQGATRPGPLDPAVTALPVALRLQARAGNAQDLARIARLAGGRARGLVLGGGGARGFAHLGVMRALAEAGLAVDLVAGTSMGAVTGASLAMGWDLEEIVAHTVAAFVESSPLNDYTLPITALTRGAKVDRRLALHFGDARIEDLWLPFFCVSSNLTTGAAMVHREGPLVPALRASIAIPGLLPPVLDAEGVLVDGGVMNNLPADLMAALGRGTVLAVDVASDLALDTMPRRSLRSRVLRRALGVPFAMPSIAQILLRAATVSSDASAAMARDRATAVLRPPLAGIDLRAWRSYAAVAEIGYRDARARLAEGALDAWAAGMAAVR; encoded by the coding sequence ATGGATATCGTGGACGGGGCGACACATCCGGAGATCCCGTTCCTTGCCCCGCTCGACCTCGCGACGGCCGCCGCCGTGCGCGAGCGGCTCGAACCGATCGCGGTCGCGGGCGGGCAGATCCTGTTCGAGCAGGATGCTCCCGCCGATGCGCTCTACGCGCTCGTCTCCGGCGCGATCGGGATTTCGGCCCGCGACCCGGCGAGCGGCGAGATGCGCCCCGTCGCCCGGGTGCGCCCGCCGGAAACCGTGGGCGAGATGGCCCTCCTCTCCGGCGAGCCGCGCTCGGCCACCGCGACGGTGCTGCGCGATTCCTACCTCCTGCGCCTGTCGAAGTCGGCCTTCGACGATCTCGTGGAGTGCCATCCGGCGACCATGCTGTATTTCGCCCGGCTCCTGGCGGCCAGGCTGCGCAGCGTCTCCTCGCAGCAGCCGCTCGCCACCGCGCCGATGACCTTCGCGGTGATCGGCGTGACCGAGGGCGTCGAGGCCGCGGGCTTTGCCAGCGCCTTCGCGGCGGCGCTGCCCGGCCGCTCCACCGCGCTCGCCACCTGGCCCGAGGAGGCGGACGAGACCTGGTTCCACGCCCTCGAGACCGCGCATGATCAGGTCGTCTACGCGGCCGAGGCGCCGGGCTCCGGCTGGGCGAATCTCTGCCTGCGCCGGGCCGATCACGTCCTGCTGCTCGCCGCACCGCGCCATCCGCCGCGGGGAGCGCTCGCCGGCCGCATCGTCATGCCGGTGCCGGGCTGGACGCGACAGGATCTCGTCGTCCTCAACGCGCAGGGCGCGACGCGCCCAGGCCCGCTCGATCCGGCCGTGACGGCCCTGCCGGTCGCCCTGCGGCTCCAGGCGCGCGCGGGCAACGCGCAGGATCTGGCCCGGATCGCGCGGCTCGCCGGCGGGCGCGCGCGCGGCCTCGTGCTCGGCGGCGGGGGCGCGCGCGGCTTCGCGCATCTCGGGGTGATGCGTGCGCTGGCGGAGGCCGGGCTCGCCGTCGACCTCGTTGCCGGCACCAGCATGGGCGCCGTCACGGGTGCGAGCCTCGCGATGGGATGGGACCTGGAGGAGATCGTGGCCCATACGGTCGCGGCCTTTGTCGAGAGCTCGCCCCTCAACGACTACACGCTGCCGATCACCGCGCTCACCCGCGGCGCCAAGGTCGACCGCAGGCTCGCGCTGCATTTCGGCGATGCCCGGATCGAGGATCTCTGGCTGCCCTTCTTCTGCGTGTCGTCGAACCTGACCACCGGCGCGGCGATGGTCCATCGCGAGGGTCCGCTCGTCCCGGCCCTGCGCGCCAGCATCGCGATCCCGGGGCTGCTGCCGCCGGTGCTCGATGCCGAGGGGGTGCTCGTCGATGGCGGGGTCATGAACAACCTGCCGGCCGACCTGATGGCGGCGCTGGGCCGCGGCACGGTGCTCGCCGTGGACGTCGCGAGCGATCTCGCCCTCGACACCATGCCCCGGCGCAGCCTGCGCTCGCGGGTGCTGCGCCGGGCGCTGGGCGTGCCCTTCGCGATGCCGAGCATCGCCCAGATCCTGCTGCGCGCGGCCACGGTGTCGAGCGACGCCTCGGCCGCCATGGCCCGGGACCGGGCGACCGCGGTGCTGCGTCCGCCCCTCGCCGGCATCGACCTGCGGGCGTGGCGCAGCTACGCGGCGGTGGCCGAGATCGGCTACCGCGACGCCCGCGCGCGGCTGGCGGAAGGGGCGCTCGACGCCTGGGCCGCCGGGATGGCGGCCGTCCGGTAG
- a CDS encoding alginate O-acetyltransferase AlgX-related protein, whose product MTHDGNAVHIGRDGWLFLVGGTNQVLRQYRATPWAAWRLWRWQRLIERRAARAAALGLRFHQVVVPEKISIYEDRLDGVAIDPALSPARRLGQRMARSPAAGSWIDLVGPMRAARDEGRPLYLRTDTHWTERGCQLAHAEIMRGLGAKPRPDLAERPYQDIQAVLDLGRKLPSHPVETVRMVHYLRDARRVEANALLETFETQGRAMELHVGARAVFRNDSPQADPRRLVLFGDSCAHFGSFFLTALLAESFREVHFLWSASLDWSYVARLRPHLLLVEMAERFLARLPDDRFDSEAVARQKLDRERR is encoded by the coding sequence ATGACCCATGACGGCAACGCGGTTCACATCGGGCGGGACGGCTGGCTCTTCCTCGTCGGCGGCACCAATCAGGTGCTCCGTCAATACCGGGCGACGCCCTGGGCGGCTTGGCGCCTGTGGCGCTGGCAGCGTCTGATCGAGCGGCGCGCGGCGCGCGCGGCGGCGCTCGGCCTGCGCTTCCATCAGGTCGTGGTGCCGGAGAAGATCAGCATCTACGAGGATCGGCTGGACGGCGTCGCGATCGATCCCGCCCTGTCCCCGGCCCGCCGCCTCGGGCAGCGCATGGCGCGCTCGCCGGCCGCGGGCAGCTGGATCGACCTCGTCGGGCCGATGCGCGCCGCGCGGGACGAGGGCCGGCCGCTCTACCTGCGCACGGACACGCATTGGACCGAGCGGGGCTGCCAGCTCGCCCATGCGGAGATCATGCGGGGGCTCGGGGCAAAGCCGCGCCCGGATCTCGCCGAGCGGCCCTACCAGGACATCCAGGCCGTGCTCGACCTCGGCCGGAAGCTGCCGTCCCACCCGGTCGAGACGGTGCGGATGGTCCATTACCTGCGCGACGCGCGCCGCGTCGAGGCGAATGCACTCCTCGAAACCTTCGAGACGCAGGGCCGCGCGATGGAACTCCATGTCGGCGCCCGGGCGGTGTTCCGCAACGACAGCCCGCAGGCCGATCCGCGCCGGCTCGTCCTGTTCGGCGATTCCTGCGCGCATTTCGGGTCGTTCTTCCTCACCGCCCTCCTCGCCGAGAGTTTTCGCGAGGTGCATTTCCTGTGGTCGGCGAGCCTCGACTGGTCCTACGTGGCGCGGCTGCGCCCGCACCTGCTCCTCGTCGAGATGGCCGAGCGCTTCCTGGCCCGCCTCCCCGACGACCGGTTCGACAGCGAGGCCGTCGCGCGCCAGAAGCTCGACCGCGAGCGCCGCTGA
- a CDS encoding glutathione S-transferase family protein, with protein MGLLVNGVWQESWYDTRETGGRFVRKESAFRNWVTADGAPGPTGKGGFPAEVGRYHLYVSLACPWAHRTLIVRALKGLEEAVSVAVVDPHMGAEGWVFGDTPGAGPDTLNGARRLSEIYLKADPGYTGRVTVPVLWDKARGTIVSNESAEIIRMLNGAFGALGATGPDLYPADLREEIDALNAQVYDRVNNGVYKAGFATTQDAYAEAVTALFEELDRLESRLDRGRYLFGPRLTEADIRLFTTLVRFDPVYVGHFKCNLRRIADYPNLSGYLRDLYQHPGIARTVNLTHIKRHYYESHSTINPTGIVPLGPILDYDAPHGRAGRFAA; from the coding sequence ATGGGGCTGCTCGTCAACGGCGTCTGGCAGGAAAGCTGGTACGACACCAGGGAGACCGGCGGACGCTTCGTGCGCAAGGAATCCGCGTTCCGCAACTGGGTGACCGCGGACGGGGCGCCCGGCCCCACCGGCAAAGGCGGCTTTCCGGCGGAGGTGGGCCGCTACCACCTCTACGTCTCGCTCGCCTGCCCGTGGGCTCACCGCACGCTGATCGTGCGTGCGCTGAAAGGTCTGGAGGAGGCGGTCTCGGTCGCGGTGGTCGATCCGCATATGGGCGCCGAGGGCTGGGTGTTCGGCGACACGCCCGGCGCCGGCCCCGATACCCTGAACGGCGCGAGGCGCCTCTCCGAGATCTATCTCAAGGCCGATCCCGGCTATACGGGCCGCGTCACCGTGCCGGTGCTCTGGGACAAGGCGCGCGGCACGATCGTCTCGAACGAATCCGCCGAGATCATCCGGATGCTCAACGGGGCCTTCGGCGCCCTCGGCGCCACCGGCCCGGACCTCTACCCCGCCGATCTGCGCGAGGAGATCGACGCCCTCAACGCGCAGGTCTACGACCGGGTCAATAACGGCGTCTACAAAGCGGGCTTCGCGACGACCCAGGACGCCTATGCGGAGGCGGTGACGGCCTTGTTCGAGGAACTCGATCGCCTCGAGTCCCGCCTCGATCGCGGACGCTATCTGTTCGGGCCCCGCCTGACCGAGGCGGATATCCGCCTGTTCACCACGCTGGTCCGCTTCGATCCGGTCTATGTCGGGCACTTCAAGTGCAACCTGCGCCGGATCGCCGATTATCCGAACCTTTCGGGCTATCTGCGCGACCTCTACCAACATCCGGGCATCGCCCGGACCGTGAACCTGACGCACATCAAGCGCCACTATTACGAGAGCCACTCGACCATCAACCCGACCGGGATCGTGCCGCTGGGGCCCATCCTCGACTACGACGCGCCGCACGGGCGAGCTGGGCGCTTCGCGGCCTGA
- a CDS encoding adenylate/guanylate cyclase domain-containing protein codes for MTGAISLGRLLAELGTLRAVDASGRMRRVLRQQEDAGLAFAFRARQAAILVVSLWLLFLVPTPRDLYYLAFAALFFGLGWIPFRLRRHRRALAIKLGFILLDAVLVTLVVVLPPPAELGVDWPIQTRLRAVEYLYLLLLLGEASLSYSPLAVVWTGFSIMGAWSVAVVAVYCRPDTVRYRDVVAQLGPLSDEMALKTVFDPRYVGLTPWWTQMVLTALLTSLLACAVARARATLLARVRGEVARADLARYVSPDVADALTATAHSGFGAPRERVVAVLFADLVGFTTLAERLQPETVLALLKAFRERSCRIVFAHGGTLDKFLGDGFMATFGCLEDEPDAPHTALACALALQEEMARWNAEREAAGQPCVALSIGLHCGPVVVGTIGAQQRVEFTVVGDVVNVASRLQQATRDLGGGIVASEGCLAAAIDAGLALDGFGDSRELTLRGRSQPIRVRVWTGHPPTVPRPA; via the coding sequence GTGACCGGGGCCATCTCTCTCGGCCGGCTCCTCGCCGAACTGGGCACGCTGCGAGCGGTCGATGCGTCCGGCCGCATGCGGCGCGTGCTGCGCCAGCAGGAGGATGCGGGCCTCGCCTTCGCGTTCCGGGCCCGGCAGGCCGCCATCCTGGTGGTGTCGCTCTGGCTCCTCTTCCTCGTTCCGACGCCGCGCGACCTCTATTATCTCGCCTTCGCGGCCCTGTTCTTCGGCCTCGGCTGGATCCCGTTCCGGCTGCGCCGCCACCGGCGCGCGCTCGCGATCAAGCTCGGCTTCATCCTGCTCGACGCCGTGCTGGTCACGCTCGTCGTGGTGCTGCCGCCGCCCGCCGAGCTCGGCGTCGACTGGCCGATCCAGACCCGCCTGCGCGCGGTGGAATACCTCTACCTCCTGCTGCTGCTCGGCGAGGCGAGCCTGTCCTATTCGCCGCTCGCGGTCGTCTGGACCGGATTCTCGATCATGGGGGCGTGGTCGGTCGCCGTCGTGGCGGTCTATTGTCGGCCCGACACGGTGCGCTACCGCGACGTCGTCGCGCAGCTCGGCCCGCTCTCGGACGAGATGGCGCTCAAGACGGTGTTCGATCCGCGCTATGTCGGGCTCACCCCTTGGTGGACCCAGATGGTGCTGACGGCCCTGCTCACCAGTCTCCTGGCCTGTGCGGTGGCGCGGGCCCGGGCGACGCTGCTGGCGCGGGTGCGGGGCGAGGTGGCGCGCGCGGATCTCGCCCGGTACGTGTCACCGGACGTGGCCGATGCGCTCACCGCCACGGCGCATTCCGGCTTCGGTGCGCCGCGCGAGCGGGTGGTCGCGGTGCTCTTTGCCGACCTCGTGGGCTTCACCACGCTGGCGGAGCGGCTCCAGCCGGAGACGGTCCTGGCGCTGCTCAAGGCGTTCCGCGAGCGGAGCTGCCGCATCGTCTTCGCGCATGGCGGCACCCTCGACAAGTTCCTGGGCGACGGCTTCATGGCGACCTTCGGCTGCCTTGAGGACGAACCGGACGCGCCGCATACGGCGCTCGCCTGCGCGCTGGCGCTGCAGGAGGAGATGGCGCGCTGGAATGCCGAGCGCGAGGCGGCGGGCCAGCCCTGCGTCGCCCTCTCGATCGGCCTGCATTGCGGGCCGGTCGTCGTCGGGACGATCGGTGCGCAGCAGCGCGTCGAGTTCACCGTGGTGGGCGATGTCGTGAACGTGGCGAGCCGGCTTCAGCAGGCGACCCGCGACCTCGGCGGCGGCATCGTGGCCTCGGAAGGATGCCTCGCGGCAGCCATCGATGCCGGCCTCGCCCTCGACGGCTTCGGCGACAGCCGCGAACTCACCCTGCGCGGGCGCAGCCAGCCGATCCGGGTTCGGGTCTGGACCGGGCATCCGCCGACGGTTCCCCGGCCGGCGTGA
- a CDS encoding cytochrome P450, with product MPDPNLFAAVKDPANRPNPYPLYARLRETPVALQHDGSYVVTTHAALRALVFDPRLSSEDLPPISHPRTGNPFKDWIVNPIKDYVRTKHRPFIFRDPPDHDVLRRHVTRQFTPERLRTMHGRVDALVADLLDRCRDARTIDLVDHFSYPLPVMVICELLGVPHEDEPRFHGWATQLATALEPDAREDEETKGRNIETFDVIAAYMQDLIREKRRHPQDDLLTGLATYEDPKVGRMGDYDLIATAILLLIAGHETTVNLITNGMLTLLRFPEHLERLRADPEIAPRLIEELLRYEPPVHFRTRKALADIRMEGVTIPQGAPIVLLFASGSRDPARFPDPDRFDPDREDNQHFGFGGSLHFCVGAPLARMEAEAALVALAQRLRNPRLIEDPPPYRPGASLRGPQHLRLAIEGVA from the coding sequence ATGCCCGATCCGAACCTGTTCGCCGCGGTCAAGGACCCGGCCAACCGCCCGAATCCCTATCCGCTCTACGCGCGCCTGCGCGAGACGCCGGTCGCGCTCCAGCACGACGGCAGCTACGTGGTGACGACCCACGCGGCTTTGCGCGCCCTCGTCTTCGACCCCCGCCTCAGCTCCGAGGATCTGCCGCCCATCTCTCATCCGCGCACCGGCAATCCCTTCAAGGACTGGATCGTCAACCCGATCAAGGACTACGTGCGGACCAAGCACCGGCCCTTCATCTTCCGCGACCCGCCCGACCACGACGTGCTGCGCCGCCACGTGACGCGCCAGTTCACGCCCGAGCGGCTGCGGACGATGCACGGGCGGGTCGATGCCCTCGTCGCCGACCTGCTCGACCGCTGCCGCGATGCCCGCACGATCGACCTCGTGGACCACTTCTCCTATCCGCTCCCCGTCATGGTGATCTGCGAACTCCTGGGCGTACCGCACGAGGACGAGCCGCGCTTCCACGGCTGGGCGACGCAGCTCGCGACCGCCCTCGAGCCCGATGCCCGCGAGGACGAAGAGACCAAGGGCCGCAACATCGAGACCTTCGACGTGATCGCCGCCTACATGCAGGATCTCATCAGGGAGAAGCGGCGGCATCCGCAGGACGACCTCCTGACCGGGCTCGCGACCTACGAGGACCCGAAGGTCGGCCGGATGGGCGACTACGACCTGATCGCGACGGCGATCCTCCTCCTCATCGCGGGCCACGAGACCACGGTGAACCTGATCACCAACGGCATGCTGACGCTCCTGCGCTTCCCCGAGCATCTGGAGCGGCTGCGGGCGGATCCGGAGATCGCGCCCCGGCTGATCGAGGAGCTTCTGCGCTACGAGCCGCCGGTCCATTTCCGCACCCGCAAGGCGCTGGCCGACATCCGCATGGAGGGGGTGACGATCCCGCAAGGCGCCCCCATCGTGCTGCTCTTCGCCTCTGGCAGCCGCGATCCGGCCCGGTTTCCCGACCCCGACCGCTTCGACCCCGATCGCGAGGACAACCAGCATTTCGGCTTCGGCGGCAGCCTGCATTTCTGCGTCGGCGCGCCGCTCGCACGCATGGAGGCCGAGGCGGCGCTCGTCGCCCTGGCGCAACGGCTGCGCAACCCCCGTCTGATCGAGGATCCTCCGCCCTACCGGCCCGGCGCTTCCTTGCGCGGGCCGCAGCATCTGCGGCTCGCCATCGAGGGGGTCGCCTGA